In Carya illinoinensis cultivar Pawnee chromosome 10, C.illinoinensisPawnee_v1, whole genome shotgun sequence, one DNA window encodes the following:
- the LOC122278061 gene encoding uncharacterized protein LOC122278061 — translation MADFSYLSDTDESAVEELISQAQDLCVLEQVSAINCASFSDSSLLPTDLESRFRKLKSFPLTDPRPKHSTPHPYTKNDFNNNNHDNSAKADGLSGSGKQEDAAVVSHSKRGRDEKLCPRPRSPSGYDSLSRASSDFSKENEAFSPSKENPNGKRGSGTNVKRGSISSPSNSSDSSLENLISSTTKQGPDEKRRAKLKPQPGLFSSPVGSSNSLRDSPSPPKKIGCFWCSPKKASHNNSKENHPTGIDLDWGKNDEYLSALSSFSTKQQQKMLKKAMKEEEKISREAEKIVKWAKQASARLSVSGIEDELSDD, via the coding sequence ATGGCCGATTTCTCCTACCTATCGGACACCGACGAATCGGCCGTCGAAGAGCTCATCTCCCAAGCTCAAGATCTCTGCGTTCTCGAGCAAGTCTCTGCCATCAACTGTGCTTCTTTCTCCGACTCTTCCCTCCTCCCCACAGATCTCGAGTCCCGTTTCCGCAAACTCAAGTCCTTCCCTCTCACTGACCCCAGACCAAAACACTCAACCCCTCATCCGTACACGAAGAACGACTTCAACAACAACAACCATGACAACTCGGCTAAGGCCGACGGACTGTCTGGTAGTGGTAAACAGGAGGATGCTGCAGTTGTCTCTCATTCCAAACGGGGCCGAGATGAGAAATTATGTCCAAGGCCAAGATCACCATCCGGGTACGACTCTTTGTCTCGTGCGTCCTCTGATTTTTCGAAGGAAAATGAGGCTTTCTCACCTTCCAAAGAGAACCCAAATGGGAAAAGGGGTTCGGGGACAAATGTGAAACGTGGGTCGATTTCATCTCCTTCCAATTCCTCCGATTCGTCGCTGGAAAATTTGATTTCTTCGACTACCAAGCAGGGCCCAGATGAGAAAAGGCGCGCGAAATTAAAGCCGCAACCAGGGTTGTTTTCTTCTCCTGTGGGTTCTTCTAATTCGTTGAGGGACTCACCTTCTCCGCCTAAGAAAATTGGTTGCTTCTGGTGTTCTCCAAAGAAGGCTTCTCACAATAATAGTAAGGAAAATCATCCTACAGGTATCGATCTCGATTGGGGCAAGAACGATGAGTACTTATCTGCTTTGAGCAGTTTTTCGACTAAACAGCAGCAAAAGATGCTAAAGAAGGCAAtgaaagaggaagagaagatTAGCCGGGAGGCGGAAAAAATCGTCAAGTGGGCTAAGCAGGCCTCTGCGAGGTTGAGCGTTTCCGGCATTGAAGATGAGCTAAGTGATGACTag